Proteins co-encoded in one Brassica rapa cultivar Chiifu-401-42 chromosome A02, CAAS_Brap_v3.01, whole genome shotgun sequence genomic window:
- the LOC103851769 gene encoding uncharacterized protein LOC103851769: MECATSSQPLRTQVKQCMETRPGGVEPELVKYMSKLPVFLERADTTTPQENLLSVGVLPWSRLENWQHSHNNRMVMMMPVKSRFPSSLVRPPSDKSSAGARIVHQRRHRSSRQTKKPKDHRGGLSVPDEQQLVLNTNAQDGVEKKVLKGKICPRTGTLSNEVGVVISSADISRNKKSEKKQEETKLYHSTKKLSLKEAKTSKKSSTKKVQVAVEVDYSTQHSCPLPCKLADEKETTTTSHLRRFMEPLLKPRATHSSGVQRKKLAITGCKTVNVNDSAHEKKVRAVLHATVKNNQPLFTFTVNKETNILAATQKKMGSSDDEGECISVYTFFSIKDRNSSWLNQRGRGQTHGVIISNVVAQMRVSSSSSLPSGSIREFVLFSVELDQESVGKSDHLQLTNELAAIIVKRRASLNHNVVNKDISATVILQSGVHSMPHKGGGPSSLIQRWRTGGSCDCGGWDMGCNLRILTTSNSFELFFLGEQAEEHPFLSYKPIKEGIYSVVYDSSLSQLQAFSICMALAESRKMSDFTLGHKSSRDQHKARVESVLVPDQMFKD, from the exons ATGGAATGTGCTACTTCGTCTCAACCATTGCGTACTCAAGTGAAACAATGCATGGAGACTCGTCCTGGTGGTGTTGAGCCAGAGCTTGTCAAGTATATGTCTAAGCTACCTGTTTTCTTGGAGAGAGCTGATACCACCACCCCTCAGGAGAATCTCCTGAGCGTAGGTGTTCTTCCCTGGAGCCGCTTGGAGAATTGGCAGCATAGTCATAATAACcggatggtgatgatgatgccAGTCAAGAGTAGGTTTCCTTCTTCATTGGTTCGGCCGCCTAGTGATAAATCCTCTGCTGGGGCGAGGATTGTGCATCAAAGGAGACACCGTAGCTCACGGCAGACAAAGAAACCTAAAGACCATAGAGGAGGTCTCAGCGTACCAGATGAGCAGCAGCTGGTTCTAAACACTAATGCACAAGATGGAGTTGAGAAGAAGGTTCTGAAAGGGAAGATCTGCCCCAGAACTGGAACTTTATCAAATGAG gttggCGTGGTGATCTCTAGTGCTGATATTAGTAGAAACAAGAAGAGTGAAAAGAAGCAAGAGGAAACCAAACTCTATCACTCAACTAAGAAGCTATCTCTAAAAGAGGCTAAGACCTCCAAGAAGAGTTCAACTAAGAAAGTCCAGGTTGCTGTTGAAGTCGATTACTCTACTCAACATTCTTGCCCCTTGCCATGTAAATTAGCTGATGAAAAAGAAACAACCACTACAAGCCATTTAAGAAGGTTTATGGAACCTCTACTGAAGCCAAGAGCAACTCACTCTTCTGGCgttcaaagaaaaaaactggCTATCACCGGTTGCAAAACAGTAAATGTGAACGATTCAGCTCACGAGAAGAAGGTTCGAGCCGTTCTGCATGCAACAGTTAAGAACAACCAGCCACTCTTTACATTTACAGTGAACAAAGAAACCAACATTCTTGCAGCCACGCAAAAGAAAATGGGAAGCTCGGACGACGAGGGTGAATGCATTAGTGTTTACACTTTCTTCTCTATTAAAGACAGAAACAGCTCATGGTTAAACCAAAGAGGCAGAGGCCAAACGCATGGTGTTATCATCTCTAACGTTGTTGCTCAGATGCGGGTCTCCTCGAGCTCTTCTTTGCCATCTGGTTCCATCAGAGAGTTTGTTCTCTTCTCTGTAGAGCTTGATCAAGAAAGCGTGGGAAAGTCTGATCATCTGCAGCTGACAAACGAGCTAGCCGCTATCATTGTGAAGAGGAGGGCATCACTAAATCACAATGTAGTAAATAAAGACATTAGTGCTACGGTCATACTTCAAAGCGGTGTTCATAGTATGCCTCATAAAGGAGGAGGGCCTTCGTCTTTGATACAGAGATGGAGAACAGGTGGGTCTTGTGATTGTGGAGGTTGGGATATGGGCTGCAACCTCAGGATTCTTACAACTTCAAACTCATTCGAGCTTTTCTTTTTG ggaGAACAAGCAGAAGAACATCCGTTCTTGAGCTATAAACCAATCAAGGAAGGGATATATTCAGTTGTGTATGATTCATCCCTTTCACAACTACAAGCTTTCTCTATATGTATGGCACTTGCTGAGAGTAGGAAAATGTCAGACTTCACCCTTGGTCACAAAAGCTCTCGTGATCAACATAAAGCTAGAGTGGAAAGTGTGTTAGTCCCGGACCAAATGTTTAAAGACTAA
- the LOC103851605 gene encoding serine/threonine-protein kinase BSK5 isoform X1 → MGLRCSKLSLCWWPTHQKSTLNDASDLENGTEDLPSFSEFSFDQLRAATSGFSTDSIVSEHGVKAPNVVYKGRLEDGRWIAVKRFNRSAWPDTRQFLEEAKAVGQLRSERLANLIGFCCEGDERLLVAEFMPFETLSKHLFHWDSEPMKWAMRVRVALYLAQALEYCSTKGRALYHDLNAYRILFDQDGDPRLSCFGLMKNSRDGKSYSTNLAFTPPEYLKTGRVIPESVVYSFGTLLLDLLSGKHIPPSHALDLIRGKNFMMLMDSALEGHFSNDDGADLVRLASRCLQYEARERPNVKSLVTSLAPLQKETDVCAHTKSMSFLHILRLSSSYYVIFIVFLQVPSYVLLGIPHGAASPKEATSLTPLGDACSRLDLTAIHEILEKVGYKDDEGIANELSFQVWTDQLQETLNAKKQGDAAFKGKDFVTTIECYTQFIEDGTMVSPTVFARRCLCYLMSNKPQEALGDAMQAQVVSPEWPTAFYLQAAALFSLGMDKDACETLKDGTSLEAKKQNNRN, encoded by the exons ATGGGACTTCGCTGCTCTAAGCTGTCTCTCTGCTGGTGGCCAACACATCAGAAATCAACTCTCAACGACGCTTCTGATCTAG AAAACGGAACGGAGGATTTGCCGTCGTTTAGTGAGTTCAGCTTCGACCAACTACGAGCTGCCACTTCAGGTTTCTCCACGGACAGCATCGTGTCCGAACACGGCGTTAAAGCTCCCAACGTCGTGTACAAAGGCAGACTCGAAGATGGCCGGTGGATCGCTGTTAAGCGCTTCAACAGATCCGCTTGGCCCGACACTCGTCAGTTTCTT GAGGAAGCAAAAGCTGTGGGGCAGTTGAGGAGTGAGAGGTTGGCGAACTTGATTGGGTTCTGTTGTGAAGGAGATGAGAGACTGCTCGTTGCTGAGTTTATGCCTTTTGAAACTCTCTCTAAGCATCTCTTCCACT GGGATAGCGAGCCAATGAAGTGGGCAATGAGGGTGAGAGTGGCTTTGTATCTTGCACAAGCACTCGAGTATTGCAGCACCAAAGGTCGCGCCTTGTACCATGATCTCAACGCTTACAGGATCTTGTTTGACCAG GATGGTGATCCGAGACTATCTTGCTTCGGTCTTATGAAGAATAGTAGGGATGGGAAGAGTTACAGCACTAATCTGGCTTTCACACCTCCTGAGTACCTTAAAACAG GGAGAGTGATTCCTGAGAGCGTGGTCTACAGCTTTGGAACGCTGTTGCTAGATCTTCTCAGTGGCAAACACATACCACCAAGCCAT GCGCTTGATCTGATTCGTGGGAAGAACTTCATGATGCTAATGGACTCGGCTCTTGAAGGTCATTTCTCTAATGATGATGGAGCCGATTTGGTTCGCTTAGCTTCCCGTTGTTTGCAGTATGAAGCTCGTGAAAGGCCTAATGTGAAATCTCTTGTGACCTCACTCGCTCCTCTTCAGAAGGAAACTGATGTATGCGCACACACTAAGTCAATGTCCTTTCTTCATATATTGCGACTCTCATCTTCTTATTATGTTATCTTTATTGTTTTTCTTCAGGTTCCTTCCTATGTCTTACTAGGGATTCCACATGGAGCTGCTTCTCCGAAGGAAGCAACTTCGCTGACACCTTTGGGAGATGCTTGTTCAAGACTTGATCTCACCGCGATTCATGAGATTCTTGAAAAAGTGGGGTACAAAGACGATGAGGGCATAGCAAATGAG CTCTCGTTCCAAGTGTGGACCGACCAGCTTCAGGAGACTCTAAATGCCAAGAAACAAGGAGATGCTGCGTTCAAAGGCAAAGACTTTGTCACTACCATTGAATGTTACACGCAG TTCATCGAAGATGGGACAATGGTGTCGCCAACTGTTTTTGCAAGGAGGTGTTTGTGTTATCTGATGAGCAACAAGCCTCAAGAGGCTCTTGGTGATGCAATGCAGGCGCAAGTAGTGTCTCCTGAGTGGCCAACGGCTTTCTATCTCCAGGCTGCTGCTCTCTTCAGCCTTGGAATGGATAAAGACGCTTGTGAAACCTTAAAAGATGGAACTTCCTTGGAAGCAAAGAAACAGAATAACAGAAACTGA
- the LOC103851609 gene encoding serine/threonine/tyrosine-protein kinase HT1, whose product MDEEASSWIRRAKFSQTVSYRLNSSKLASFPVKLNQEKKLPALKPRPDTSSSSSSTSTQADVYVVDSQVQRNPVTNKQRSVSPSPQMALPDVFKEARSERQRFSTPHPRRMDSEKGMKPKLSHKNSFDKRRSFNLRSPSVPIRDLSTLRIQERVKSMKDTGWSKIFDNAGRKVSADDAAEEFRIDTSKLFLGLRFAHGLYSKLYHGKYEDKAVAVKLITVPEDDENGCLGARLEKQFTKEVTLLSRLSHPNVIKFVGAYKDPPSYCVLTEYLPEGSLRSYLHKPENRTLSLKKLIEFALDIAKGMEYIHSRRIIHRDLKPENVLIDEDFQLKIADFGIACEEEYCDMLADDPGTYRWMAPEMIKRKPHGRKADVYSFGLVLWEMVAGAIPYEDMNPIQAAFAVVHKNIRPAIPEDCPAVMKALIEQCWSVAPDKRPEFWQIVKVLEQFRVSLEREGSLNLTSNKICKDPRKSLKHWIKKLGPQGGGTAGGGAGGSSSSGGLGRSAMPNPKFA is encoded by the exons ATGGATGAAGAGGCTTCTTCTTGGATTAGGAGGGCTAAGTTCTCCCAAACTGTTTCTTACCGTCTCAACTCCTCAAAGTTAGCGTCTTTCCCTGTTAAACTCAACCAAGAGAAGAAGCTCCCCGCACTCAAACCAAGACCTGAcacgtcatcatcatcatcatccactaGTACGCAAGCTGATGTGTATGTTGTTGATTCCCAAGTACAGAGAAACCCTGTAACCAACAAGCAGAGATCTGTTTCCCCTTCCCCTCAGATGGCACTTCCTGATGTGTTTAAGGAAGCTAGGTCCGAGCGTCAGAGGTTCTCCACTCCTCATCCGAGAAGAATGGACTCTGAAAAGGGTATGAAGCCGAAGCTCTCACATAAAAACTCCTTTGACAAGAGGAGATCGTTCAACTTGCGGTCTCCGTCTGTTCCCATCAGAGATTTAAGCACTCTGAGGATTCAGGAGAGGGTGAAGAGCATGAAGGACACGGGATGGTCCAAGATTTTTGATAACGCTGGCCGTAAAGTGAGCGCTGACGATGCTGCTGAAGAGTTCCGTATTGACACGTCCAAGCTTTTCTTGGGGCTTAGGTTTGCTCATGGGCTGTATAGCAAACTGTACCATGGGAAGTATGAAGATAAAGCTGTTGCTGTGAAGCTTATCACTGTCCCTGAGGATGACGAGAATGGATGCTTGGGTGCTCGTTTGGAGAAACAGTTTACTAAGGAAGTCACACTTTTGTCACGCTTGTCGCATCCAAATGTTATTAAG TTTGTGGGAGCGTATAAAGATCCGCCTTCGTACTGTGTCCTCACGGAGTATTTACCTGAAGGGTCTCTAAGATCGTATTTGCACAAGCCTGAGAATAGGACTCTTTCTTTGAAAAAGCTGATCGAGTTTGCTTTGGATATTGCGAAAGGAATGGAGTATATTCACTCACGGCGCATTATTCATCGAGATCTTAAGCCGGAAAATGTGTTGATAGATGAAGACTTCCAGCTGAAGATTGCTGACTTTGGGATAGCGTGTGAGGAGGAGTACTGTGACATGTTGGCTGATGATCCAGGGACTTATAGGTGGATGGCTCCTGAAATGATTAAAAGGAAACCTCATGGGAGAAAGGCTGATGTTTACAGCTTTGGATTAGTTCTTTGGGAAATGGTAGCTGGAGCTATACCTTATGAGGATATGAATCCTATTCAAGCTGCTTTCGCAGTGGTACACAAG AACATTAGGCCGGCTATCCCTGAAGATTGTCCAGCAGTTATGAAAGCTCTGATTGAGCAGTGTTGGTCGGTTGCACCGGACAAGAGACCGGAGTTCTGGCAGATAGTGAAAGTACTTGAACAGTTTAGGGTTTCACTGGAACGTGAAGGGAGCTTGAATCTGACGTCAAACAAGATCTGCAAGGATCCAAGAAAGAGTCTGAAACATTGGATTAAGAAGCTTGGACCGCAAGGAGGAGGAACAGCAGGAGGAGGTGCAGGAGGCAGCAGCAGCAGCGGCGGCCTTGGTCGCTCTGCCATGCCTAACCCTAAATTCGCTTGA
- the LOC103851605 gene encoding serine/threonine-protein kinase BSK5 isoform X2, which produces MGLRCSKLSLCWWPTHQKSTLNDASDLENGTEDLPSFSEFSFDQLRAATSGFSTDSIVSEHGVKAPNVVYKGRLEDGRWIAVKRFNRSAWPDTRQFLEEAKAVGQLRSERLANLIGFCCEGDERLLVAEFMPFETLSKHLFHWDSEPMKWAMRVRVALYLAQALEYCSTKGRALYHDLNAYRILFDQDGDPRLSCFGLMKNSRDGKSYSTNLAFTPPEYLKTGRVIPESVVYSFGTLLLDLLSGKHIPPSHALDLIRGKNFMMLMDSALEGHFSNDDGADLVRLASRCLQYEARERPNVKSLVTSLAPLQKETDVPSYVLLGIPHGAASPKEATSLTPLGDACSRLDLTAIHEILEKVGYKDDEGIANELSFQVWTDQLQETLNAKKQGDAAFKGKDFVTTIECYTQFIEDGTMVSPTVFARRCLCYLMSNKPQEALGDAMQAQVVSPEWPTAFYLQAAALFSLGMDKDACETLKDGTSLEAKKQNNRN; this is translated from the exons ATGGGACTTCGCTGCTCTAAGCTGTCTCTCTGCTGGTGGCCAACACATCAGAAATCAACTCTCAACGACGCTTCTGATCTAG AAAACGGAACGGAGGATTTGCCGTCGTTTAGTGAGTTCAGCTTCGACCAACTACGAGCTGCCACTTCAGGTTTCTCCACGGACAGCATCGTGTCCGAACACGGCGTTAAAGCTCCCAACGTCGTGTACAAAGGCAGACTCGAAGATGGCCGGTGGATCGCTGTTAAGCGCTTCAACAGATCCGCTTGGCCCGACACTCGTCAGTTTCTT GAGGAAGCAAAAGCTGTGGGGCAGTTGAGGAGTGAGAGGTTGGCGAACTTGATTGGGTTCTGTTGTGAAGGAGATGAGAGACTGCTCGTTGCTGAGTTTATGCCTTTTGAAACTCTCTCTAAGCATCTCTTCCACT GGGATAGCGAGCCAATGAAGTGGGCAATGAGGGTGAGAGTGGCTTTGTATCTTGCACAAGCACTCGAGTATTGCAGCACCAAAGGTCGCGCCTTGTACCATGATCTCAACGCTTACAGGATCTTGTTTGACCAG GATGGTGATCCGAGACTATCTTGCTTCGGTCTTATGAAGAATAGTAGGGATGGGAAGAGTTACAGCACTAATCTGGCTTTCACACCTCCTGAGTACCTTAAAACAG GGAGAGTGATTCCTGAGAGCGTGGTCTACAGCTTTGGAACGCTGTTGCTAGATCTTCTCAGTGGCAAACACATACCACCAAGCCAT GCGCTTGATCTGATTCGTGGGAAGAACTTCATGATGCTAATGGACTCGGCTCTTGAAGGTCATTTCTCTAATGATGATGGAGCCGATTTGGTTCGCTTAGCTTCCCGTTGTTTGCAGTATGAAGCTCGTGAAAGGCCTAATGTGAAATCTCTTGTGACCTCACTCGCTCCTCTTCAGAAGGAAACTGAT GTTCCTTCCTATGTCTTACTAGGGATTCCACATGGAGCTGCTTCTCCGAAGGAAGCAACTTCGCTGACACCTTTGGGAGATGCTTGTTCAAGACTTGATCTCACCGCGATTCATGAGATTCTTGAAAAAGTGGGGTACAAAGACGATGAGGGCATAGCAAATGAG CTCTCGTTCCAAGTGTGGACCGACCAGCTTCAGGAGACTCTAAATGCCAAGAAACAAGGAGATGCTGCGTTCAAAGGCAAAGACTTTGTCACTACCATTGAATGTTACACGCAG TTCATCGAAGATGGGACAATGGTGTCGCCAACTGTTTTTGCAAGGAGGTGTTTGTGTTATCTGATGAGCAACAAGCCTCAAGAGGCTCTTGGTGATGCAATGCAGGCGCAAGTAGTGTCTCCTGAGTGGCCAACGGCTTTCTATCTCCAGGCTGCTGCTCTCTTCAGCCTTGGAATGGATAAAGACGCTTGTGAAACCTTAAAAGATGGAACTTCCTTGGAAGCAAAGAAACAGAATAACAGAAACTGA
- the LOC103851611 gene encoding cytochrome P450 86A1, whose product MEALNPILTGYAVAALSLYALWFYFLSRRLTGPKVLPIVGSLPFLIANRNRVHDWIADNLRATGGTYQTSTMVIPFVAKTQGFYTVTCHPKNVEHILKTRFDNYPKGPMWRAAFHDLLGQGIFNSDGDTWLMQRKTAALEFTTRTLRQAMARWVNGTIKNRLWFILDRAVKDSKPVDLQDLFLRLTFDNICGLTFGKDPETLSPDLPENPFSVAFDTATEATLKRLLYTGFLWRIQKAMGIGSEDKLKKSLEIVETYMNDAIDARKNSPSDDLLSRFLKKRDVNGNVLPTDVLQRIALNFVLAGRDTSSVALSWFFWLVMNNPEVEKKIIVELSTVLKETRGNDQGKWTEEPLEFDEADRLVFLKAALAETLRLYPSVPQDFKYVIDDDVLPDGTFVPRGSTVTYSIYSIGRMKTIWGQDCLEFRPERWLTAEGDRFETPKDSFKFVAFNAGPRTCLGKDLAYLQMKSVASAVLLRYRLSPVPGHRVEQKMSLTLFMKNGLHVYLQPRGEVVA is encoded by the exons ATGGAAGCCTTAAACCCTATCTTAACCGGCTACGCAGTGGCCGCTCTATCGCTTTACGCTCTTTGGTTCTACTTCCTCTCCCGGAGACTAACCGGTCCCAAAGTCTTACCTATCGTCGGAAGCCTACCGTTTCTAATCGCGAATCGCAACCGAGTCCATGACTGGATCGCTGATAACCTCCGAGCCACTGGCGGTACATACCAAACAAGCACCATGGTGATACCTTTCGTGGCAAAGACGCAAGGGTTTTACACCGTAACGTGTCACCCAAAAAACGTCGAGCATATTCTAAAGACAAGGTTTGATAACTACCCGAAAGGTCCGATGTGGCGAGCTGCTTTCCACGATCTGTTAGGACAAGGCATCTTCAACAGCGACGGGGACACATGGCTTATGCAACGTAAGACAGCAGCGCTTGAGTTCACTACAAGGACTCTTAGACAAGCTATGGCTCGATGGGTTAACGGAACTATTAAGAACCGGTTATGGTTTATATTAGACCGGGCGGTTAAGGACAGCAAACCAGTTGATCTTCAAGATTTGTTTTTGAGGTTAACTTTTGACAACATTTGTGGTCTGACTTTTGGGAAAGACCCGGAGACATTATCTCCGGATCTTCCAGAGAATCCATTTTCTGTCGCGTTTGACACCGCGACGGAGGCTACTCTGAAGAGGCTTCTCTATACCGGTTTCTTGTGGAGGATTCAGAAAGCTATGGGGATTGGTTCGGAGGATAAGCTCAAGAAGAGCCTTGAAATCGTTGAGACTTACATGAACGATGCAATAGACGCTCGAAAAAACTCCCCGTCTGATGATCTTTTATCGCGTTTCTTGAAGAAACGTGACGTTAACGGTAACGTTCTTCCGACCGATGTTCTTCAGCGTATCGCGCTGAACTTCGTCCTTGCGGGTCGGGACACTTCTTCTGTGGCCTTGAGCTGGTTCTTTTGGCTCGTCATGAATAACCCTGAGGTGGAGAAGAAGATCATTGTGGAGTTATCAACGGTTCTGAAGGAGACACGTGGGAATGATCAGGGAAAGTGGACGGAGGAGCCGTTGGAGTTCGACGAGGCAGACAGGCTCGTCTTCCTCAAGGCTGCTTTGGCTGAAACGCTGCGTTTATACCCTTCTGTGCCTCAG GATTTCAAGTACGTCATAGACGACGACGTTTTGCCCGATGGGACTTTCGTGCCAAGAG GCTCGACTGTGACATACTCAATTTACTCTATCGGACGAATGAAAACGATTTGGGGCCAAGATTGTCTCGAGTTCCGTCCAGAGCGGTGGCTCACAGCTGAAGGTGACCGGTTCGAGACTCCTAAGGATAGTTTTAAGTTCGTAGCTTTTAACGCCGGACCAAGGACTTGCTTGGGCAAAGACTTGGCTTATCTCCAAATGAAGTCGGTTGCCTCAGCCGTTCTCCTTCGTTACCGGCTGTCTCCAGTTCCCGGTCACCGCGTCGAGCAGAAGATGTCGCTGACGCTCTTCATGAAGAACGGGCTACATGTCTACTTGCAACCTCGAGGTGAGGTGGTTGCGTGA
- the LOC103851607 gene encoding mitochondrial uncoupling protein 2, with protein sequence MADRIEISFLETFICSAFAACFAELFTVPLDTAKVRLQLQRKIPTGDGDSLPKYRGSFGTLSTIAREEGISGLWKGVIAGLHRQCIYGGLRIGLYEPVKTFLVGSDFIGDIPLYQKILAALLTGAIAIIVANPTDLVKVRLQSEGKLPAGVPRRYAGAVDAYYTIVKLEGVGALWTGLGPNIARNAIVNAAELASYDQIKEIIMKIPGFGDSFLTHMLAGLAAGFFAVCIGSPIDVVKSRMMGDSTYRSTIDCFIKTMKTEGIMAFYKGFLPNFTRLGTWNVVMFLTLEQVKKVFLREVLYD encoded by the exons ATGGCGGATCGGATCGAGATCTCGTTCCTTGAAACTTTCATTTGCAGCGCTTTCGCTGCTTGTTTCGCAGAG CTATTTACTGTACCTTTGGACACAGCCAAAGTAAGGCTTCAGCTCCAAAGAAAGATCCCCACTGGAGACGGTGATAGTTTGCCCAAGTACAGAGGCTCTTTCGGTACTTTATCCACCATTGCTAGAGAAGAAGGTATCTCTGGGCTTTGGAAAGGTGTTATTGCAGGTCTTCATCGTCAGTGTATCTACGGTGGTTTAAGGATTGGTTTATATGAGCCT GTCAAGACGTTTTTGGTTGGAAGTGACTTTATTGGGGATATTCCACTTTATCAAAAGATTCTTGCAGCTTTGTTAACAGGAGCTATAGCTATTATAGTGGCTAATCCAACCGATCTTGTGAAAGTTCGGCTACAGTCGGAAGGAAAGTTACCGGCTGGGGTTCCTAGGCGTTATGCTGGAGCTGTAGACGCTTATTATACCATTGTGAAGCTT GAAGGAGTTGGTGCGCTGTGGACAGGGCTTGGTCCTAATATAGCAAGGAACGCTATTGTAAACGCTGCAGAGCTAGCTAGTTATGATCAAATCAAGGAG ATAATTATGAAAATTCCGGGATTTGGAGACAGTTTTCTAACTCATATGTTAGCTGGTTTAGCTGCAGGATTCTTTGCTGTCTGTATAGGTTCTCCAATTGATGTG GTGAAATCTAGAATGATGGGAGACTCTACTTACCGAAGCACAATCGATTGCTTCATCAAAACCATGAAGACGGAG GGAATCATGGCATTCTACAAAGGATTCCTACCGAATTTTACACGACTAGGAACTTGGAATGTTGTTATGTTCCTCACACTAGAACAA GTGAAGAAAGTGTTTCTAAGAGAAGTCTTGTACGATTGA
- the LOC117131763 gene encoding NAC domain-containing protein 6-like, producing MSNNYEDGGVYYDPDETMFNNDEDGGIYFDPEDHELIKYHLLPKLETYLQPKSKDEECEDFIVMKNVYDKEPWLLDHTNHPLFKKNEWFYFVTRTQVSVKNIGRGRNSKRRIAGDNDGGSWKPNAKKYIEDEERKKTIIGKKQTLKFTKSDNNKRQKRGDGTSAAVPGSTSSWIMYEYSLPDENTFQELVLCKIRKISNSKDEEVEAVDVTHDAEEDGAGELVDRFARMGLDDQQEPPMYAQTQSSDPSARLGDKSLPIEVDDDEDEEQVMNQELQKHLFESTESF from the coding sequence ATGTCAAATAACTATGAAGATGGAGGAGTTTACTATGATCCAGACGAAACCATGTTCAATAACGATGAAGATGGAGGAATTTACTTTGATCCTGAAGACCACGAACTCATCAAATATCATCTACTACCCAAGTTAGAAACGTATCTACAACCCAAGTCGAAAGATGAAGAGTGTGAAGACTTCATCGTGATGAAGAACGTTTACGATAAGGAGCCATGGTTGCTGGACCATACCAATCATCCGTTGTTCAAGAAGAACGAGTGGTTTTATTTCGTGACAAGGACTCAAGTGTCAGTGAAGAACATTGGTCGTGGTAGGAACTCAAAGCGGAGGATCGCCGGGGACAACGATGGTGGGAGTTGGAAGCCTAACgctaaaaaatatattgaggacgaagagagaaagaagaccaTAATAGGGAAAAAGCAAACTCTAAAGTTCACTAAAAGCGACAACAATAAGAGGCAGAAGAGAGGAGACGGTACTTCTGCTGCCGTTCCTGGGAGCACTAGTAGCTGGATTATGTACGAGTATTCGCTACCGGACGAAAATACGTTTCAGGAACTGGTCCTGTGCAAGATTCGCAAGATAAGTAATTCTAAGGATGAAGAAGTTGAAGCCGTGGATGTGACACATGACGCAGAAGAAGATGGGGCTGGAGAGCTCGTTGACAGATTCGCAAGAATGGGATTGGATGATCAACAAGAGCCACCAATGTACGCTCAAACTCAATCTAGTGATCCTTCAGCTAGGCTTGGCGATAAATCTCTACCAATAGAAgtggatgatgatgaagatgaagaacaagtGATGAACCAAGAGCTTCAAAAACATCTTTTCGAGTCCACCGAGAGCTTTTAG
- the LOC103851610 gene encoding uncharacterized protein LOC103851610 produces MVRKQFQQAKTGIEALKSMDANKYLKKVGLGRDDMFFWKQVGKALLCTYTIFGMAWLYNETSPLGWWTLKPRPKEERELAHLYERREFPYPGDTEAMEDFVAKGGMIGTAIGPKGVVESEGEADNYQKEMEKKKFDKEAQKLWLRMRNEVMTELHDKGYELE; encoded by the exons ATGGTGCGAAAACAGTTTCAACAGGCTAAAACAG GAATAGAGGCGTTGAAGTCAATGGATGCAAACAAGTACCTGAAGAAGGTCGGACTAGGGCGTGACGATATGTTCTTTTGGAAACAAGTGGGCAAAGCGTTGCTATGCACCTACACAATCTTCGGCATGGCTTGGTTATACAATGAAACATCTCCTCTAGGGTGGTGGACGCTGAAGCCGAGACCAAAGGAGGAGAGAGAGTTGGCTCATTTGTATGAGCGGCGTGAGTTTCCTTATCCTGGTGATACAGAGGCCATGGAGGATTTTGTTGCAAAGGGAGGGATGATCGGGACAGCGATTGGGCCTAAAGGGGTTGTTGAGTCCGAAGGTGAAGCTGATAATTACCAGAAagaaatggagaagaagaagtttgATAAAGAGGCTCAGAAACTGTGGTTGAGGATGAGGAATGAGGTTATGACTGAACTTCATGACAAAGGGTATGAGCTTGAGTAA
- the LOC103851606 gene encoding uncharacterized protein LOC103851606: protein MAATLMNRAISRTEPVGAFRLSLNLLRNFSAPAAAASPSTENPSSDPIKPKRRKKKNLIEVAQFLPNWGVGYHMAKAHWNGVSYEITKINLYKDGRHGKAWGIVHKDGLRAAEAPKKISGVHKRCWKYIPNLSKTTPATTSSAPAAEVQAA from the exons ATGGCGGCGACTCTTATGAACAGAGCGATCTCCAGAACCGAACCCGTCGGTGCTTTCAGGCTCTCGCTCAACCTCCTGAGAAACTTCTCAGCCCCGGCGGCGGCGGCATCTCCGTCGACTGAAAACCCTAGCTCCGATCCGATTAAACCGAAacgaaggaagaagaagaacctaATCGAGGTGGCTCAGTTCTTACCGAACTGGGGAGTCGGATACCATATGGCCAAAGCTCACTGGAACGGAGTCTCTTATGAGATCACTAAGATCAATCTCTACAAG GATGGTAGGCATGGTAAAGCTTGGGGAATTGTTCACAAAGATG GCCTTCGAGCTGCGGAAGCTCCTAAGAAGATAAGTGGAGTTCACAAACGATGCTGGAAGTATATCCCTAACCTGTCCAAGACCACACCTGCAACAACAAGCTCTGCACCCGCCGCTGAAGTTCAAGCTGCCTGA